One Urocitellus parryii isolate mUroPar1 chromosome 14, mUroPar1.hap1, whole genome shotgun sequence DNA segment encodes these proteins:
- the Dok2 gene encoding docking protein 2 — protein sequence MVRMEEVAVKQGFLHLQQQQTFGKKWRRFGAVLYGESGCALARLELQEGSEKPRRGEASRRVIRLSDCLRVAEAGGEASSPRDTSAFILETKERLYLLAAPTAERGDWMQAICLLAFPGRRKEPSGLEGKSGRPCMEENELYGSSTSGVSLKEFAVTVRPTEASERCRLRGPYTLQLGVSALELWSGPDPGTQLYDWPYRFLRRFGRDKTTFSFEAGRRCVSGEGNFEFETRQGNEIFVALEEAIAAQKDAAPPGPPPPPATVSTVPTVLPRPESPYSRPHDSLPPPSPSTLVPAARSEGEYALPFDAVARNLNLGKSFRAMLAGPPLLLADPLYEEPSAPPPDHIYDEPEGMASLSLYDSPQEPQGEGWRRKATVERGPSILQQDLSVSGWPQETEYDNVVLKKSPK from the exons ATGGTCAGGATGGAAGAGGTGGCGGTAAAGCAGGGCTTCCTGCACCTTCAGCAGCAGCAGACTTTTGGCAAG AAGTGGCGCCGGTTTGGAGCTGTGCTGTATGGAGAGTCAGGCTGCGCCCTGGCACGGCTAGAGCTCCAGGAGGGCTCAGAGAAGCCTCGTCGGGGAGAGGCCAGCAGGAGGGTCATCCGCCTCAGTGACTGCCTgcgggtggctgaggcaggcggGGAGGCCAGCAGCCCTCGGGACACCAGTGCCTTCATTCTGGAGACCAAGGAGCGTCTGTACCTGCTGGCAGCCCCTACCGCTGAGCGTGGTGACTGGATGCAGGCCATCTGTCTCTTGGCCTTCCCC GGGCGGAGGAAGGAGccctcagggctggaggggaaGAGTGGCAGGCCCTGCATGGAGGAGAATGAACTGTATGGCAGCTCGACCTCAG GGGTCTCCCTCAAGGAATTTGCTGTTACCGTGAGACCCACAGAAGCCAGTGAGCGGTGCCGGCTCCGAGGACCTTACACGCTCCAGTTGGGGGTGAGTGCTCTGGAGCTGTGGAGTGGCCCTGATCCAGGCACCCAGCTGTACGACTGGCCCTACAGGTTCCTGCGCCGCTTTGGGCGGGACAAG ACCACCTTTTCCTTTGAGGCGGGCCGGCGCTGTGTCTCTGGAGAGGGCAACTTTGAGTTTGAAACCCGGCAAGGCAACGAGATCTTCGTGGCCCTGGAAGAGGCCATTGCTGCCCAGAAGGATGCTGCCCCTcctgggcccccacccccaccagccaCAGTGTCCACAGTGCCCACTGTGCTGCCCCGGCCAGAGAGCCCCTACTCCCGGCCCCACGACTCACTGCCACCACCTTCACCCAGCACGCTGGTGCCTGCCGCGCGCTCCGAGGGGGAATATGCTCTGCCCTTTGATGCAGTAGCCCGCAACCTCAACCTGGGGAAGAGCTTCAGggccatgctggcaggccctccCCTGCTCCTGGCTGACCCTCTGTACGAGGAGCCCTCAGCCCCTCCACCTGACCACATATATGATGAGCCTGAGGGCATGGCCTCCCTGTCTCTGTATGACAGTCCGCAGGAGCCCCAGGGTGAGGGGTGGAGAAGGAAGGCCACCGTGGAAAGGGGCCCCAGCATCCTGCAGCAGGACTTGTCTGTCTCTGGCTGGCCACAGGAAACTGAGTATGACAATGTTGTGCTGAAGAAAAGCCCAAAGTGA